A stretch of DNA from Streptomyces venezuelae:
GCGGGCGGGGACAGTTCGGCCGGATTGATGCGCTCCAGGCTCACCGGGCCACCTCCGTCGCCGCCGCCCCCGCCGCCTCCGCTCCGGCAGCCCCTGCCGCCCGGTACAGCTCCCGGGCGATGACCGTGCGCTGCACCTCGCTCGCCCCCTCGTAGATGCGCGGCGCCCGCACCTCCCTGTACAGATGTTCGAGCAAATGGCCGCGTTGCAGGGCATGCGCCCCGTGCAGCTGGACCGCGTGGTCCACTACGTACTGGGCGGTCTCGGTGGCCAGCAGTTTCGCCATCGCCGCCCGCCTCGGGACCTCCGGCGAGCCGCGGTCGTACGCTCCGGCCGCCGCGTACACCAGCAGCCGGGCCGCCTCGGTGCGGGTGGCCATCTCGGCGATCCGGTGGGCCACCGCCTGGAGGTCGCCCAGCACCCCGCCGAAGGCCTCCCGCCGGGCGGTGTGCGCGAGGGCGGCGTCCAGGGCCGCCCGGGCCATGCCCACCGCGAAGGCCCCCACGCTCGGCCGGAACAGGTTGAGGGTCTCCATGGCCACCGCGAACCCGCGGCCCGGCTCCCCCAGCAGGTCCCCGTGGCCGACCGGCACCCGGTCGAAGACCAGCGAACCGATCGGATGCGGCGAGAGCATGTCCAGCCGCTCACCGGTCAGACCGGGGCGGTCGGCCGGCACCAGGAAGGCGGTGACCCCGCGGGCGCCCGCCGCCTCCCCCGTCCGGGCGAACACGGTGTAGAAATCGGCCTCCGGTGCGTTGGAGATCCACCGCTTCTCACCGGTCAGCAGCCACCCCCCGCCGTCCGGCTCCGCCCGCAGGGCCAGTGCGGCGGCATCGGAGCCGGCCCCCGGCTCGCTCAGTGCGAACGCGGCCACCACCGTGCCCTGCCGTACGCCCGGCAGCCAGCGCTCGCGCTGGGCCGCGCTCCCGGCGGTCAGTACCGGGTGCGCGCCCAGCCCCTGCAGGGCCAGGGCCGTCTCCGCCTCGGTGCACCCGTAGGCCAGCGACTCGCGCATCAGGCACAGCTCCAGCGCCCCGGAGCCGAAGAGCCGTTCCAGCAGGCCGAGTTCCCCCAGGGCCGCCAGCAGCGGCCGGTTGACGCGGCCCGGCTCGCCCTTCTCGGCGAGGGGCCGCAGCCGGTCGACCGCCAGGGCGCGCAGCCGCCCGGCCCATTCCTCTTGTTCGGTCTCAAGCGCGAATACGGGCATCCGGTCCCCTGTTTTATCGCGTTCAGTTGACTGTCGTAACCAACACGATACGCTCGTTCCGCGACCGCACGGCCGGCTCCACCCCACTTCCGGACCGTTGCAAGGGGGCGATCCCGCCTTGGAACTCATGCCTTCCGCCCACACCGACACTTTCGCGCGCGACCATCTGCCACCCGCCCACGCATGGCCGGAACTGCTGTTCCAGTTGCCCGGACTGGCCTATCCGGACCGGCTGAACTGCGGGTCCGAGCTGCTGGACGGCACGGTCGCGCGGTTCGGCGCCGACCGCCCGGCCTTCCGCACCGCCGACGGGGAGGTGTGGAGCTACGGCGAACTCCTGGAGCGGGTGGACCGCATCGCCCATGTGCTCACCGCCGACCTGGGGGTGGTGCCCGGCAACCGGGTCCTGCTGCGCGGGCCGACCGGCCCCTGGCTGGCCGCCTGCTGGCTGGCGGTGATGAAGGCGGGCGCGGTGGCCGTCACCGTGCTGGACCGGCAGCGCGCCCAGGAACTGGCCACGGTCAGCTCCATGGCCCATGTCACGCACGCCCTCTGCCACTCCTCCGCCCTGGCCGACCTGGACCGGGCCGCGGTGCCCGGCCTGCGGATCACCCCGTACGGCGGGGACGGCCCCGAGGACCTGCTGCACCTGGCCGGCCGGCACCACGGCCGGCCCTTCCGGGCCGTGGACACCTCCGCCGACGACGTGGCGCTGATCGCCTTCACCTCCGGGACCACCGGGCGCCCCAAGGGCTGTATGCACTTCCACCGGGACGTGCTGGCCGTCGCCGACACCTTCTCCCGCGAGGTGCTGCGCCCCCGCCCCGACGATGTGTTCGCGGGCAGTCCGCCCCTCGGCTTCACCTTCGGCCTGGGCGGACTCGTGGTCTTCCCGCTGCGGGCCGGGGCCTCGGCGCTGCTGCTGGAGCAGGCCGGGCCCAAGCAGCTGCTGCCCGCCCTGGCCGAGCACCGGGTGACCGTCCTGTTCACCGCCCCCACCGCCTACCGGGCCATGCTCGGGGAACTCGACGGGCACGACCTGTCGGCCCTGCGCCGCTGCGTCTCGGCGGGCGAGAACCTGCCGGCGGCGACCTGGGAGGCCTGGTACGGCCGGACCGGTCTGCGGATCATCAACGGCATCGGGGCCACCGAGCTGCTGCACATCTTCATCTCCGCCGCCGACGAGGACATCCGCCCCGGTACCACCGGCCGGGCGGTCCCGGGCTGGCAGGCCCGGGTGGTGGACCGGGAGGGCCGGCCGGTGGCGGACAACCAGCCGGGACTGCTCGCGGTGCGCGGCCCGGTGGGCTGCCGGTACCTGGCCGACCCCCGGCAGGGCGAATACGTCCGGGACGGCTGGAACCTCACGGGTGACACCTACATCCGCGACCCCGACGGCTACTTCACCTATGTGGCCCGCGCCGACGACATGATCGTCTCGTCCGGGTACAACATCGCCGGACCGGAGGTCGAGGAGGCGCTGCTGCGCCACCCGGACGTGGTGGAGGCCGCCGTGGTGGGCCGTCCGGACCCGGCCCGGGGCCAGATCGTGGTGGCGTACACGGTGACCCGGGAGGGGGCGGGTGTCTCGGAGGACGCCCTGCGGGCCTTTATGAAGGCCGAACTGGCCCCGCACAAGTGCCCGCGGTCGTTCGTCTTCCTGCCCGCCCTGCCCCGGACCGCCACCGGCAAACTGCAACGCTTCCGGCTGCGCGATCTAGAGTGAACCCGTGGCCGAGCAGCACACCCCGCGTTCCCTGATCGTCACCTTCTACGGAGCCTACGGAAGGACCGCCGAGGGGCCCGTCCCCGTGTCCGCGCTGATCCGCCTGCTGGGCGCGGCCGGGGTGGACGCCCCCTCGGTCCGCTCCTCGGTGTCCCGGCTCAAGCGGCGCGGCTTCCTGTTCCCCGCCCGGGCGGCGGACGGCTCGGCCGGATACGCCCTCTCGGACGAGGCCCGCGAGCTGCTGGAGGACGGGGACCGCCGGATCTACGCCCAGCCGCCGCCGGAGGACGGACAGGAGCCGGCCTGGCTGCTGGCCACCTTCTCGGTGCCGGAACAGGAACGGCACAAGCGGCACCTGCTGCGCTCCCGGCTGGCCCGGCTCGGCTTCGGCACGGTCGCGCCGGGTCTGTGGATCGCCCCGGCCCGTCTGGAGGACGAGACCCGGCACACCCTGGACCGGCTCCAGCTCACCTCGTACGTGGAACTGTTCCGCGGCGCCCACCTCGGTTTCGCCCCGACGGCGGAGGCGGTGGCCCGCTGGTGGGACCTGACCGCGCTGGCCAAGCAGCACGAGGAGTTCCTGGACCTGCACGAACCGGTGCTCCGGGCCCTCCAGTCGGGCCCGGCCCCGGAACCGGAAGCCGCCTACCGCGACTACCTGCTGGCCCTGGACACCTGGCGCCGGCTCCCCTATGCGGACCCCGGCCTCCCCCGCCCCCTGCTCCCGTCGGACTGGCCGGGTGACCGTTCGGCGGCGGTGTTCGGGGAGCTGCACACCCGGCTGCGGGACACCGGGGCGAAGTTCACGGACCTCTGAAACCGGCTGAAACCCCGGCGCTCCGGTGCCTTGGAAAACCCGGGTGCGGCAGGGCGGCCGGGTCCGCGACCATGGACCATGACCTGGACTTTCACCCGTGACCTGGGCGCGTATCTGAGCGCTGCCGGGCCCGCCGTGGCCGCCCGGCCCGTGGTGCACACCATGCTGCTGACCGTGGCCGATGCCCTGGAGCGGCGCGGGCCGCATGCCTTCGGGGCCGAGGATCCCTTCTTCGGGTGGTGGACCGGGACGGACGGGGTGGTCTCGGGGGCGCTGCTGTGCACCCCGCCGCATCCGGTGCTGCTGGGGGCGGTTCCGGCGGAGGCGGTGGCCGCGCTGGCCGGCGGGGCCCTGCCGGGGCCGGTCGGCGGGTTCAACGCCCGCCGGGCCGATGCGGCGGTGCTGGCCGCGGGCTGGGGGCGGCCGAGCCGGGTCGAGGAGGAGCTGCGGCTGTACCGCCTGGAGGGGCTGGCGCCACCGGACCCGGCGCCGGCGGGCCGGTCCCGGCCGGCCGGCGAAGCGGACCTGGCGCTCGCACTGGACTGGTTCGCCGCCTTCGCGGCGGAGCTCGGCGAACCCGGGCCGCCGCCCGAGGCCGCGGTCCGGGACCGGATCTCCTACGGCGGGCTGCTGGTGTGGGAGGACGGCGGCGGCCCCGTCTCCATGGCCGGGTTCTCCCGCCCGCTGGCGGGCACCTCCCGGATCTTCCCGGTCTACACCCCGCCCGAGCTCCGGGGCCGCGGCTATGCGGCCGGGGCCACGGCCGCCGCGAGCCGCG
This window harbors:
- a CDS encoding acyl-CoA dehydrogenase family protein, yielding MPVFALETEQEEWAGRLRALAVDRLRPLAEKGEPGRVNRPLLAALGELGLLERLFGSGALELCLMRESLAYGCTEAETALALQGLGAHPVLTAGSAAQRERWLPGVRQGTVVAAFALSEPGAGSDAAALALRAEPDGGGWLLTGEKRWISNAPEADFYTVFARTGEAAGARGVTAFLVPADRPGLTGERLDMLSPHPIGSLVFDRVPVGHGDLLGEPGRGFAVAMETLNLFRPSVGAFAVGMARAALDAALAHTARREAFGGVLGDLQAVAHRIAEMATRTEAARLLVYAAAGAYDRGSPEVPRRAAMAKLLATETAQYVVDHAVQLHGAHALQRGHLLEHLYREVRAPRIYEGASEVQRTVIARELYRAAGAAGAEAAGAAATEVAR
- a CDS encoding AMP-binding protein gives rise to the protein MPSAHTDTFARDHLPPAHAWPELLFQLPGLAYPDRLNCGSELLDGTVARFGADRPAFRTADGEVWSYGELLERVDRIAHVLTADLGVVPGNRVLLRGPTGPWLAACWLAVMKAGAVAVTVLDRQRAQELATVSSMAHVTHALCHSSALADLDRAAVPGLRITPYGGDGPEDLLHLAGRHHGRPFRAVDTSADDVALIAFTSGTTGRPKGCMHFHRDVLAVADTFSREVLRPRPDDVFAGSPPLGFTFGLGGLVVFPLRAGASALLLEQAGPKQLLPALAEHRVTVLFTAPTAYRAMLGELDGHDLSALRRCVSAGENLPAATWEAWYGRTGLRIINGIGATELLHIFISAADEDIRPGTTGRAVPGWQARVVDREGRPVADNQPGLLAVRGPVGCRYLADPRQGEYVRDGWNLTGDTYIRDPDGYFTYVARADDMIVSSGYNIAGPEVEEALLRHPDVVEAAVVGRPDPARGQIVVAYTVTREGAGVSEDALRAFMKAELAPHKCPRSFVFLPALPRTATGKLQRFRLRDLE
- a CDS encoding PaaX family transcriptional regulator C-terminal domain-containing protein — protein: MAEQHTPRSLIVTFYGAYGRTAEGPVPVSALIRLLGAAGVDAPSVRSSVSRLKRRGFLFPARAADGSAGYALSDEARELLEDGDRRIYAQPPPEDGQEPAWLLATFSVPEQERHKRHLLRSRLARLGFGTVAPGLWIAPARLEDETRHTLDRLQLTSYVELFRGAHLGFAPTAEAVARWWDLTALAKQHEEFLDLHEPVLRALQSGPAPEPEAAYRDYLLALDTWRRLPYADPGLPRPLLPSDWPGDRSAAVFGELHTRLRDTGAKFTDL
- a CDS encoding GNAT family N-acetyltransferase translates to MTWTFTRDLGAYLSAAGPAVAARPVVHTMLLTVADALERRGPHAFGAEDPFFGWWTGTDGVVSGALLCTPPHPVLLGAVPAEAVAALAGGALPGPVGGFNARRADAAVLAAGWGRPSRVEEELRLYRLEGLAPPDPAPAGRSRPAGEADLALALDWFAAFAAELGEPGPPPEAAVRDRISYGGLLVWEDGGGPVSMAGFSRPLAGTSRIFPVYTPPELRGRGYAAGATAAASRAARAAGAAEVLLFTDLANPTSNGIYLRLGYRPVEDRVVLTPAG